A single window of Anaerocolumna chitinilytica DNA harbors:
- a CDS encoding ATP-binding protein — MNMASQVPNRIANILINALKGGVVPRVGLEYITVGRTQEIAAILHDIQMIEEGSASFRFIVGKYGSGKSFLLQTIRNYATAKGFVVVDADLSPERRFAGTKGQGLATYKELIQNLSTKSKPDGGALPLILEKWISGIQAAVKAQPGVSDVEFDELVERQIYAVASSLEGMVNGFEFAKAVVTYWKAYKQDDAALKSNVLKWFRGEYPSRKEAKDELGINFIVNDETWYDFLKIFAAFLVGAGYKGMLVVIDELVNIFKIPNSITRANNYEKILTMYNDVLQGKAKHIGFLMGGTPQCIEDKYKGVFSYEALRSRLAEGHFATADIKDLSAPIIRLQMLSQEEMYILVEKLLNIHAQLYNYLAGLSHDDLVYFLTVEYNRVGAQTHITPREIIRDFIELINILYQNPQKTVSEILGDNSFEMAKGGVSDEIIHSEFQEFEV, encoded by the coding sequence ATGAATATGGCAAGTCAAGTACCGAACAGAATAGCGAACATATTAATCAATGCTTTAAAAGGCGGAGTTGTACCAAGAGTTGGCCTTGAATATATCACGGTAGGCCGAACCCAGGAGATTGCTGCCATACTTCATGATATTCAGATGATTGAAGAGGGCAGTGCGTCTTTTCGTTTCATTGTCGGAAAGTACGGCAGCGGGAAGAGCTTTTTACTCCAAACAATTAGAAATTATGCAACAGCGAAAGGCTTTGTGGTTGTTGATGCCGATCTTTCACCTGAACGCCGGTTTGCCGGTACCAAAGGGCAGGGACTGGCAACTTATAAGGAATTGATTCAGAATCTTTCTACCAAATCAAAGCCTGATGGTGGTGCACTTCCGTTGATACTTGAAAAATGGATATCAGGTATCCAAGCAGCTGTCAAAGCACAGCCGGGGGTGAGTGATGTTGAATTTGATGAGCTGGTGGAAAGACAAATCTATGCCGTTGCAAGTTCCCTGGAAGGAATGGTCAATGGCTTTGAATTCGCCAAAGCAGTGGTCACTTACTGGAAGGCTTACAAGCAGGACGATGCAGCGCTGAAATCAAATGTGCTGAAATGGTTTAGGGGAGAATATCCATCCAGGAAAGAAGCAAAGGATGAGCTTGGAATCAATTTCATTGTCAATGATGAGACCTGGTATGATTTCTTAAAGATATTTGCCGCATTCTTAGTAGGAGCAGGGTATAAGGGAATGCTTGTCGTGATAGACGAATTGGTCAATATCTTTAAAATACCGAATTCCATCACCAGAGCTAATAATTATGAGAAAATCCTCACCATGTATAATGATGTATTACAAGGAAAAGCAAAGCATATTGGCTTTCTTATGGGGGGAACGCCTCAATGTATTGAGGACAAGTATAAAGGGGTATTCAGCTATGAAGCATTACGTTCGCGCTTGGCAGAGGGACACTTTGCCACTGCTGATATAAAGGACCTTTCAGCTCCTATTATCCGGCTGCAGATGCTGTCCCAGGAAGAGATGTATATTCTCGTTGAGAAACTCTTAAATATCCATGCACAGCTTTATAATTATTTAGCTGGTCTGTCCCACGATGACTTGGTTTATTTCTTAACGGTAGAATATAATCGTGTCGGTGCACAGACCCATATCACTCCCCGTGAGATTATCCGGGATTTTATTGAATTGATCAACATCCTGTACCAGAATCCCCAGAAGACAGTTTCAGAGATTTTAGGTGATAATAGCTTTGAAATGGCGAAAGGCGGAGTATCCGATGAGATTATACACA
- a CDS encoding GNAT family N-acetyltransferase: protein MKYIIKLIKEDDYEEALELIWKSFLQFDAQYCDDEGIKSFERDVIKNPMFIKMVLEETNYIWGAYYQNRLCGVMVVRRTNHIMLLYVNSTMLRNGIGSALVDELKYSQHIITVNASPFAVEFYKKLGFEVIDTKKNRHGIISIPMILKTQ, encoded by the coding sequence ATGAAATATATAATAAAATTGATAAAAGAAGATGATTATGAAGAAGCATTAGAATTAATTTGGAAATCATTTCTACAATTTGATGCTCAATATTGTGATGATGAAGGAATAAAATCATTTGAAAGAGATGTAATTAAAAACCCAATGTTTATTAAAATGGTTCTAGAAGAAACAAATTATATATGGGGAGCGTATTATCAAAATCGGTTATGTGGAGTTATGGTTGTTAGAAGAACCAATCATATAATGCTCTTATATGTAAATAGTACAATGTTGAGGAATGGTATAGGAAGTGCACTTGTAGATGAATTAAAGTATAGTCAGCATATAATTACAGTAAATGCATCACCGTTCGCTGTTGAATTTTATAAAAAACTAGGGTTTGAGGTAATAGATACAAAAAAAAATCGACATGGAATTATTTCTATACCTATGATTTTAAAAACTCAATAA
- a CDS encoding acyltransferase family protein: MQAKDVNNTFYVLKFFAILAVVMAHSVYTLIPNDTVVKVFNSFGRCGVIIFFIISGYYFRKEKYENVWQLLKAKLKTIVIPWIIWGLAIYCTRFTSTGLYFNLKEIILWLLGFGTYLYFLTIYILLLCIFQLLPNKSVIQVILILCTLINVYLVAGNVGPYSILKSTNVQSELIYLSTYLNIFNWIGFFALGLLMRKKNIFESINSWDFKYKNITKKIITIFIILLLIVMILVEKGNTYWTNYSIWIEMGFFVILFKVSKLLKNVKYIQEIGKITMPIYLIHFLIEGFIFNKVLPESIIMGLIRPLISVLIIYWLLQLGLFISKKMHLQKLYTTVLGLKW, encoded by the coding sequence ATGCAAGCAAAAGATGTTAATAACACTTTTTATGTACTAAAATTCTTTGCTATCTTAGCTGTTGTAATGGCCCACTCTGTATACACTCTGATTCCGAACGATACGGTGGTAAAAGTATTTAATTCCTTTGGGAGATGTGGTGTCATAATTTTCTTTATTATATCCGGTTATTATTTTAGAAAAGAAAAATATGAAAATGTATGGCAACTGTTAAAAGCAAAACTTAAAACTATAGTAATACCGTGGATTATTTGGGGATTGGCAATTTATTGTACAAGATTTACGTCAACAGGGTTATATTTTAACTTGAAAGAAATAATTTTATGGCTCTTGGGATTTGGTACTTATCTATATTTCTTAACGATATATATTTTATTGCTATGTATATTTCAGTTATTACCTAATAAGAGTGTAATTCAGGTGATTTTAATCCTATGTACTTTAATCAATGTGTATTTAGTTGCTGGAAATGTTGGACCATATTCGATTTTAAAATCAACGAATGTTCAATCTGAATTAATATATCTTTCAACATATTTAAATATATTTAATTGGATCGGTTTCTTTGCGTTAGGTTTACTAATGAGGAAAAAGAATATATTTGAAAGTATAAATTCATGGGATTTTAAATATAAAAATATAACTAAGAAAATAATTACCATATTTATCATTTTGCTTTTAATAGTAATGATTTTGGTTGAAAAGGGTAATACCTATTGGACTAATTATAGTATTTGGATTGAAATGGGTTTCTTTGTAATACTATTTAAAGTTTCAAAATTACTTAAGAATGTAAAATATATACAGGAAATTGGAAAAATAACAATGCCAATTTATTTAATTCACTTTTTGATAGAAGGGTTTATTTTTAATAAAGTCTTACCGGAAAGTATTATAATGGGATTAATAAGACCTTTGATATCAGTATTAATTATATATTGGTTATTACAATTGGGATTATTTATAAGTAAAAAAATGCATCTTCAAAAATTATATACTACTGTTTTGGGATTAAAGTGGTAA
- a CDS encoding alpha/beta fold hydrolase encodes MNEKFFIEINGSKQGMFLQSENTENPVLLYLHGGAGSPEAAFAEKYPTGLEKLFTVCWWEQRGSGISYNRKITPKEMTLEQLVSDTIEVAHYLRNRFGKEKIYIMGHSWGSLLGVITVKQQPELFHAYIGIGQVAQQERSERLAYTYMMEEFCKSKDKKMIRQLKKFPIETGGDISLKYLVGVRSEGMNKLGIGVMRSMPSMLDFVAIVLRYKGYTLGEKFKFQQGSSFSLKCLCDRMIYMDLFELVPCLQVPVYIFQGRYDYQTSYVVAKEFATALKAPIKGFYTFENSAHSPCFEEPEKMCNILRVDVLQQQVSLSDKI; translated from the coding sequence ATGAATGAAAAGTTCTTTATAGAAATCAATGGGTCAAAACAAGGAATGTTTTTGCAGAGCGAAAATACTGAAAACCCTGTGTTGCTATATTTACATGGAGGAGCTGGCTCACCCGAAGCTGCATTTGCTGAAAAATACCCGACCGGTCTGGAAAAGCTATTTACTGTTTGCTGGTGGGAACAAAGAGGCAGCGGGATATCCTATAACCGTAAAATTACTCCGAAAGAAATGACACTTGAACAGTTAGTTTCGGATACCATTGAGGTGGCGCATTATTTACGCAATCGCTTTGGAAAAGAAAAGATATATATCATGGGACATTCATGGGGCTCTTTGTTGGGAGTGATTACAGTGAAACAACAGCCTGAGCTTTTTCATGCTTATATAGGCATTGGACAAGTAGCACAACAGGAGCGGTCAGAACGTTTGGCTTATACATATATGATGGAGGAATTTTGCAAGTCAAAGGACAAAAAAATGATACGGCAATTAAAAAAGTTTCCAATTGAAACTGGTGGCGACATCAGTTTAAAATATCTTGTTGGAGTGAGGAGTGAAGGCATGAATAAGCTTGGTATCGGTGTTATGCGGAGCATGCCATCAATGCTGGACTTTGTTGCAATTGTGCTTCGATATAAGGGGTATACTTTAGGTGAGAAGTTCAAATTCCAGCAGGGTAGCAGTTTTTCTCTGAAATGTTTGTGTGATCGTATGATTTATATGGATTTATTTGAGCTGGTACCCTGCTTGCAGGTACCTGTGTATATTTTTCAAGGTAGGTACGATTATCAAACATCTTATGTAGTTGCAAAGGAATTTGCAACAGCGCTAAAGGCTCCCATAAAAGGTTTCTACACCTTTGAAAATTCTGCACACAGTCCTTGTTTTGAAGAACCTGAAAAAATGTGCAATATTTTACGTGTTGATGTTTTGCAGCAACAAGTTAGTTTATCTGACAAGATATAA
- a CDS encoding substrate-binding domain-containing protein, with protein MYIRDKYTNMLIRPFNLEDYKIYYISKDKISQFWFIINQGINDMASLVGANFIWDAPEERSAEKQIEIITNAANNGANAMLIAALDPVKVSSAIQYAKSLGVKIIYLDTPAAEEGIITLATDDYSAGVTAGENMIIELAAAGLRQGTIGIVSDSIMSTNTRERVNGFRSVLAPNRNYRLLNTQFGPDTASALKIADSYIANNPDLVGIFGTNEDTTIGVGYAISKSSTTIVGIGFDFPPETQKLIENGSLKAVMVQNPYTMGYLGMAETIAALKGFETGPPYLNTGVSVRTRYTS; from the coding sequence ATGTATATAAGAGATAAATATACAAATATGCTTATAAGACCATTTAACTTAGAGGATTACAAAATTTACTATATTTCCAAGGACAAGATCAGTCAATTCTGGTTTATCATTAATCAAGGAATCAATGATATGGCTAGTTTAGTAGGTGCTAATTTTATTTGGGATGCTCCTGAAGAAAGATCAGCAGAAAAACAAATAGAAATAATTACGAATGCCGCGAATAACGGTGCAAATGCTATGCTAATAGCTGCTCTCGATCCTGTAAAAGTATCCAGTGCGATACAATATGCAAAATCCTTAGGTGTTAAAATTATATATCTAGATACTCCTGCAGCTGAAGAAGGCATTATAACACTTGCTACTGATGATTACAGTGCTGGTGTTACGGCTGGTGAAAATATGATTATTGAATTAGCAGCAGCTGGACTTAGACAAGGCACAATAGGAATTGTTAGCGATTCCATAATGAGTACAAATACTAGAGAAAGAGTTAATGGTTTTCGTAGCGTATTAGCTCCTAATAGAAATTACAGACTGCTTAATACTCAATTTGGTCCAGACACAGCAAGTGCATTAAAAATAGCAGATAGTTATATTGCTAATAACCCGGATTTAGTTGGAATATTTGGTACCAATGAGGATACAACTATCGGTGTTGGGTATGCAATCAGTAAAAGTAGCACCACAATAGTTGGAATAGGATTCGATTTTCCACCTGAAACTCAGAAATTGATTGAGAATGGAAGCTTAAAAGCGGTTATGGTACAAAATCCATACACCATGGGATATCTAGGAATGGCAGAAACCATAGCAGCTTTAAAGGGTTTTGAAACAGGTCCGCCCTATCTTAATACTGGGGTATCCGTCCGAACAAGGTATACTAGTTAA
- a CDS encoding TerB N-terminal domain-containing protein translates to MDEYNINKKYESVKIPERQQVQGEGTANDWPQRKNAEPISFEGETYYEIEYDSCPMPGVGKFVMKSQKIEAPEKDEKRELFSQMRELARTSGSTYDYTKFYNRQVQQDNARIFYKQGVFMKDVTDDYPGNAQFSQYFPYYQMMGYEQLRTYFTWRTEVRKGKVTDISLSYAFLYLYELLGNIGVSDPQDGLNQLMSFWKAFSVYNKSIDKYVLRWLKDYHIYYDLTHSFKEFIQKNNLTRHYPKMDGMDDSFSLFCAVSKYDIRKSTFFAGDNVSLVMDCFCFLIKKLRQTFENNGIHFEEAIFQPTKKMTEWKPFKDALFYPWKKQPDRQIVLSESEIYICNKNKWSFSTVITSENGRQLIGYLMKQMEAALRTVTNYKYKLTANIDTVNHEAVTKLKKAGLSLENIINNAVGEFYKEMTKTVVIVDQTALSRIRQEALVTQEKLIVPEPEAQLLSAVPVQNPLDFAFTAKEDMLSELLTETIQTSQLGPWESLKSMLTEIEIDALSVVLHSNSELKKYADECGIMLEVLVDGINEKAMDCMGDNLLDEEFVIYDDYKEQVKELIG, encoded by the coding sequence ATGGACGAATATAATATAAATAAAAAATATGAATCAGTTAAAATCCCCGAGCGGCAGCAGGTTCAGGGAGAGGGGACTGCTAATGACTGGCCTCAAAGAAAAAATGCAGAACCTATTTCATTTGAAGGAGAGACTTATTACGAGATTGAATATGATTCCTGCCCGATGCCTGGAGTCGGTAAGTTTGTAATGAAGTCTCAGAAAATAGAAGCCCCTGAAAAGGACGAAAAGCGAGAGCTGTTCAGTCAAATGAGAGAGCTTGCCAGAACATCCGGCTCCACTTATGACTATACAAAATTTTATAATCGGCAGGTTCAGCAGGATAATGCCAGAATCTTTTATAAACAAGGTGTTTTTATGAAAGATGTTACAGATGATTATCCCGGAAATGCACAATTTTCACAGTACTTTCCATATTACCAGATGATGGGTTACGAGCAGCTGCGGACCTATTTTACCTGGCGTACAGAGGTTAGAAAAGGGAAGGTCACTGATATATCCTTATCTTATGCATTTCTTTATCTCTATGAGCTATTAGGTAACATTGGAGTGAGCGATCCACAGGATGGACTTAATCAACTGATGTCTTTCTGGAAAGCTTTCAGTGTTTATAATAAGTCTATTGATAAATATGTACTAAGATGGCTGAAGGATTACCATATCTACTACGATTTGACCCATTCTTTTAAAGAATTTATTCAGAAGAATAATCTAACCCGTCATTATCCCAAAATGGACGGCATGGATGACAGTTTCAGTCTGTTTTGTGCAGTATCAAAATACGATATTAGAAAATCCACCTTTTTTGCCGGTGACAATGTAAGTCTCGTTATGGATTGTTTTTGTTTTTTAATAAAGAAACTTCGGCAGACATTTGAAAATAACGGAATCCATTTTGAAGAAGCGATATTTCAGCCCACTAAGAAAATGACCGAATGGAAGCCCTTTAAGGATGCATTGTTTTATCCATGGAAGAAACAGCCAGACAGGCAGATTGTGCTTTCAGAAAGTGAAATCTATATTTGCAATAAAAATAAATGGTCTTTTAGTACTGTCATCACATCCGAAAACGGCCGGCAGCTGATTGGATACCTTATGAAGCAGATGGAAGCAGCTTTAAGAACGGTTACGAACTATAAGTATAAGCTCACTGCTAATATCGACACGGTTAACCATGAAGCCGTCACCAAATTAAAAAAAGCAGGCTTATCTCTTGAAAATATTATTAATAATGCCGTTGGTGAGTTCTACAAAGAAATGACGAAAACGGTTGTAATCGTGGACCAGACCGCACTGTCCCGTATCAGGCAGGAAGCTCTTGTCACACAGGAAAAACTAATAGTGCCGGAACCAGAAGCACAGCTTCTATCTGCTGTTCCTGTTCAAAACCCCTTGGATTTCGCTTTTACAGCGAAGGAGGACATGCTTTCTGAACTATTGACTGAAACAATTCAGACTTCCCAGCTGGGTCCTTGGGAAAGTTTGAAAAGTATGTTAACAGAGATTGAAATCGATGCGTTATCGGTGGTGTTACACAGTAACTCAGAATTAAAGAAATACGCTGATGAATGCGGTATTATGCTTGAGGTGTTGGTTGATGGAATTAACGAAAAGGCGATGGATTGCATGGGGGATAACCTTTTGGATGAGGAATTCGTTATTTATGATGATTATAAAGAACAAGTAAAGGAATTAATAGGATGA
- a CDS encoding XRE family transcriptional regulator produces MNLGKKLLEVRENAKISRAQMVELLKERGFDVKTYTISKWETGVSKPTIEAFLAICDICRVTDIRQAFVGKRLLCLYDIPVSAGRGNYLDSSSYEMIEVDNTVPSLADYAVRVSGNSMMPRFVDQQIIFIHEQPSLEEGEIGIFCLNNNTYLKKLGKGYLISLNPEYDPIPILEHDEFKVFGKVVG; encoded by the coding sequence ATGAACTTAGGGAAAAAATTATTAGAAGTTCGAGAGAACGCAAAAATTTCACGTGCACAGATGGTTGAACTCCTAAAAGAAAGAGGGTTTGACGTAAAAACATATACCATTAGTAAGTGGGAAACCGGGGTGTCAAAACCTACCATTGAGGCATTTCTTGCTATTTGTGATATCTGCCGGGTGACAGACATACGACAGGCTTTTGTCGGTAAAAGACTTTTATGCTTATATGACATTCCCGTCTCTGCCGGCCGCGGTAATTATCTTGACAGCAGTTCTTATGAGATGATTGAGGTTGACAATACGGTTCCAAGTTTAGCTGATTATGCAGTAAGAGTGAGCGGAAATAGTATGATGCCCCGCTTTGTAGATCAGCAAATAATCTTTATCCATGAGCAGCCTTCGCTGGAGGAGGGAGAGATTGGAATCTTTTGCTTAAATAATAACACCTATTTAAAAAAGCTTGGGAAGGGGTACCTGATTTCATTAAATCCTGAATATGACCCAATTCCAATTTTAGAGCATGATGAATTTAAGGTATTTGGTAAAGTTGTTGGGTAA
- a CDS encoding MBL fold metallo-hydrolase — MEFQFLGTAAATSVPLVFCNCGICQQARVKKGKDIRKRSSAIINRELLIDFGPDLCSQAEMYDIDLSNVKYLLQTHSHSDHFDAGHFITRWSEYATKNLAHLDIFCSSGTCNDMNHWIKENEPSFNIYDIYWKTDMNYDLHLLKSGDIKDINEYEIIAIDSEHDKRIEALVYIIGHKGKYMFYGTDLLNLSRDAWNIIQDYKLDLVVLDQTYGSGYNQGGHLDSGQVIEIIHEMRERKIIHEKSYIYATHISHEGNDTHDNMEMLSNVNKYHIAYDGLKLEF, encoded by the coding sequence ATGGAATTTCAATTTCTTGGGACTGCAGCTGCCACATCGGTACCGTTAGTATTTTGCAATTGCGGTATATGTCAACAAGCTCGAGTTAAAAAGGGTAAGGATATAAGAAAAAGGTCTTCTGCAATTATAAATAGAGAGCTGTTAATTGATTTTGGGCCAGATTTATGTAGCCAGGCAGAGATGTATGATATTGATTTGAGCAATGTGAAGTATTTACTTCAGACTCATTCACATTCAGACCATTTTGATGCAGGACATTTTATAACAAGATGGAGTGAATATGCAACTAAAAATCTAGCTCATCTTGATATTTTTTGCTCTTCTGGTACATGTAATGATATGAATCATTGGATCAAGGAAAATGAACCATCTTTTAATATTTATGATATCTATTGGAAAACGGATATGAATTATGATTTACATCTATTAAAAAGTGGGGATATAAAAGATATAAATGAATATGAAATAATAGCGATAGATTCCGAACATGATAAACGAATTGAAGCACTGGTCTATATTATCGGGCATAAAGGTAAATATATGTTTTATGGCACTGATTTACTTAATTTATCACGAGATGCATGGAACATTATCCAAGACTATAAGCTTGATTTGGTAGTTTTGGATCAAACCTATGGAAGCGGATATAATCAGGGAGGACATTTAGACAGCGGGCAAGTCATTGAAATTATTCATGAGATGAGAGAGAGAAAGATTATTCATGAAAAATCATATATCTATGCTACGCATATATCACATGAAGGAAATGATACACACGATAACATGGAGATGCTCTCTAATGTAAATAAATATCATATTGCATATGATGGTTTAAAATTAGAATTTTAA
- a CDS encoding ferritin-like domain-containing protein → MINISEKERFLIQDLQDQEKLCIDKYTKNENSAKDTELKNLFNSIKQEEQKHYDSLGQLLNGTVPSGNSGNKAGKEYNPTATYVGSFNQADKDNDEFLCTDAITTEKYVASAYNFDLFQFGNSDVRKLLNNIETEEQGHAERIYKYKTVNQMV, encoded by the coding sequence ATGATTAATATTTCAGAAAAAGAGCGTTTTCTAATTCAAGATTTACAAGACCAAGAGAAATTGTGTATTGATAAGTATACAAAGAATGAGAATTCTGCAAAAGATACCGAGTTAAAAAATCTATTTAACTCTATAAAGCAGGAAGAACAAAAACATTATGATTCCTTAGGGCAGCTCCTTAATGGAACAGTTCCAAGCGGAAACTCTGGCAACAAAGCCGGTAAAGAGTATAATCCAACTGCAACTTATGTTGGAAGCTTTAATCAGGCAGATAAAGACAATGATGAATTTTTATGTACGGATGCTATTACGACTGAGAAATATGTTGCTTCTGCTTATAATTTTGATCTTTTTCAATTTGGAAATTCTGATGTAAGAAAACTTCTGAATAACATAGAAACAGAAGAACAGGGTCATGCTGAAAGAATATATAAATATAAAACTGTTAATCAAATGGTATAA
- a CDS encoding helix-turn-helix domain-containing protein, with the protein MHEWNEAIQKMIYWLEDNLPDNPSLLDMSEQIGYSPYYCSTKFHEIVGMTIKSYIAGRRLTKATLEIRDTNERILDIAIKYGYSSQEALTRAFVNAFGCTPAAYRRKPTPIVLSNIQDVLLPEFYNKGVRTMNKTCLKNAEVRMEYLPAHKYIGIWSDEANGYGDFWMKHNCDEVSGIIESMRHLSDPVVGCHMAGWHYVNGVRRYFYGFGVSPDYNGEIPKGFAMKEFPASYYLVFFHPSFDYLKDNGEVMKQVEDLAWNYDIEAEGFNCQKYQWNEEICQAYQRHYPEVLGYEVLRPVKRK; encoded by the coding sequence TTGCATGAATGGAATGAAGCAATACAAAAAATGATCTATTGGCTGGAAGATAATTTACCTGATAATCCATCACTTCTTGACATGTCGGAGCAGATTGGGTACTCACCATATTATTGTTCAACCAAGTTTCATGAAATAGTAGGTATGACGATTAAAAGCTATATTGCAGGACGCAGACTTACAAAAGCCACACTTGAAATACGCGATACCAACGAGCGTATTCTTGATATAGCTATTAAATACGGATATTCCTCTCAGGAAGCTCTGACGAGAGCTTTTGTTAATGCCTTTGGATGTACACCAGCGGCATATAGAAGGAAGCCTACACCTATTGTTCTTTCAAATATACAAGATGTTTTACTTCCCGAATTTTATAATAAAGGAGTAAGAACGATGAATAAAACATGTCTAAAAAATGCCGAAGTACGTATGGAGTATCTTCCAGCACATAAATATATTGGTATCTGGAGTGATGAGGCGAATGGCTATGGTGACTTCTGGATGAAGCATAATTGTGATGAGGTGTCCGGTATAATTGAGAGTATGAGACATTTATCAGACCCTGTTGTTGGGTGTCATATGGCTGGATGGCATTATGTAAATGGAGTTCGTAGATATTTTTATGGTTTTGGTGTATCCCCTGATTATAATGGTGAGATTCCTAAAGGGTTTGCCATGAAAGAATTTCCTGCAAGCTATTATCTTGTTTTTTTCCATCCTTCCTTCGATTATCTAAAAGATAACGGTGAGGTTATGAAACAGGTAGAGGACCTGGCCTGGAATTATGATATTGAGGCGGAAGGCTTTAATTGTCAGAAATATCAATGGAATGAAGAAATTTGCCAAGCCTACCAGCGTCATTATCCCGAAGTTCTCGGATATGAGGTATTACGTCCGGTTAAGAGAAAATAA
- a CDS encoding helix-turn-helix domain-containing protein has translation MKVDYLKKIEQCIAYIENNLTHKVYIDDVLESTYYSYPHFHRIFMDFVGEPITSYIRKRKLSCAAEELINTKKTIIDIALDYNFSSQQTFNRAFTGYFGISPLKYRNNGMLDDIYKPFNFKDCFFEELLSIPVSIERLQPMKVASYHSFNGNIKLKNSRQEQEKEISKAWGNLIRWQMSYEYQKQYGATKKLPATRELGKFMIDQNHHLPPYTRYFGFINPFPMNCNEFGYETWAMLTDISEHIKTEVQYKDIVIKDYDGGLYATSEATYGPDSNLDKVWKSLHYWLMQNQQYNYGEHQWLEEHITKSGEGGFHSFKLYLPIQPTR, from the coding sequence ATGAAAGTCGATTATCTAAAAAAGATTGAACAATGTATTGCATATATTGAAAATAATTTGACCCATAAAGTTTATATTGATGATGTTCTTGAAAGCACATATTATTCTTATCCTCATTTCCATAGAATATTTATGGATTTTGTCGGTGAGCCTATCACTTCATATATTCGAAAACGTAAGTTGTCATGCGCAGCTGAAGAACTCATTAATACGAAAAAAACAATTATTGATATAGCCTTAGACTATAATTTCAGTTCCCAACAGACATTTAATCGGGCATTTACTGGATACTTTGGCATTTCGCCACTGAAATATCGGAATAACGGAATGCTGGATGATATCTACAAGCCTTTTAATTTTAAAGATTGTTTTTTTGAAGAATTGTTATCAATTCCTGTATCAATCGAGAGATTGCAACCAATGAAGGTAGCTTCTTACCATTCCTTTAATGGCAATATAAAATTAAAGAATAGCAGGCAAGAACAAGAAAAAGAGATTTCAAAAGCGTGGGGAAATCTTATCAGATGGCAAATGTCTTATGAATACCAAAAGCAATATGGTGCTACAAAAAAATTACCCGCCACAAGAGAACTCGGAAAATTCATGATTGATCAAAATCATCATTTACCGCCGTATACAAGGTATTTCGGGTTTATAAATCCTTTTCCGATGAATTGCAATGAATTTGGTTATGAAACATGGGCAATGCTTACTGACATATCTGAACATATAAAAACAGAAGTGCAATATAAGGATATTGTTATTAAAGATTATGATGGTGGTTTATATGCAACCTCAGAGGCTACGTACGGCCCGGATTCGAATCTTGATAAAGTATGGAAATCGTTACATTACTGGTTAATGCAAAATCAACAATATAATTATGGAGAACATCAATGGCTTGAAGAGCATATTACGAAATCTGGAGAAGGAGGATTTCATAGTTTTAAATTATATTTACCCATTCAACCGACCAGATAA